In Onthophagus taurus isolate NC chromosome 6, IU_Otau_3.0, whole genome shotgun sequence, a genomic segment contains:
- the LOC111428025 gene encoding acanthoscurrin-1-like: MKVFVCLLLISVVTVNGGFLSSGGGGGGYGGGGGGGYGGGGGGWRGGGGGYGGGGGGGGWKGGFGGGGGGFGGGGGGFGGGGHGGGGGGLGGGGGGFKIIKVIVPSGGGGGGGGYGGGGGGYGGGGGGYGGGGGFKSGGGGKTFYAIY; the protein is encoded by the exons ATGAAG gttttcgtgtgtttacttttaatttccGTTGTTACCGTCAACG gtGGCTTCCTTAGTTCTGGAGGAGGTGGTGGTGGCTATGGAGGTGGGGGCGGCGGTGGTTAtggaggaggaggaggtggTTGGAGAGGAGGTGGTGGGGGATatggaggaggaggaggaggtggTGGATGGAAAGGAGGTTTCGGTGGAGGCGGCGGTGGATTTGGAGGAGGAGGTGGTGGATTTGGAGGAGGTGGACATGGAGGCGGCGGCGGTGGATTAGGAGGTGGTGGTGGAGgattcaaaatcatcaaagTTATTGTTCCATCTGGAGGAGGTGGTGGCGGAGGAGGATATGGAGGTGGTGGTGGAGGATATGGAGGAGGTGGTGGTGGATATGGAGGAGGTGGTGGATTCAAATCTGGCGGAGGAGGtaaaactttttatgcaatctattga
- the LOC111427857 gene encoding cytochrome P450 4d2-like, with product MILDTTWLVYLCLSPIVIVWAIFVVLSFRMEFKLWNYRKVPGLPIFENYFVLTNLKDVLKNVMKFKQRYGDIFKINITIGMPALVISDLKILEFLLGTTQILEKSYTYSFLEKWLGHGLLTSPPEKWRKTRKILTPAFHFQILEQYVESFHSTTSILINKLKSSISKDPKTPIDIYPYITLCTLDIICETAMGTKINAQENTQSEYVKGVKELCRITVERTVNPMTMFPITYMFTKDYRIERHYLKILHNHTNSVIKRRREELIKNDHPKQKRLAFLDLLLQSTLDGKPMTDEEIREEVDTFMFAGHDTTASGISFILYCISKYPDVQQKVCDEIEEILGNDKNLIPTIKQLNEMKYLEMVIKESLRLFPPVPIFARSPLNDTSHPSGLFPTWSQLLVFVYGVHRDPKNYDDPETFDPDRFLPENQSKRHPYSYLTFSAGPRNCIGQKFAMLEMKSTVSLVLRHFILKPVEGFEPKLIPLTVLKSLNGVQVILEERK from the exons ATGATTTTAGATACAACATGGTTGGTATACCTATGTTTGAGCCCAATTGTAATCGTTTGGGCAATTTTCGTAGTGTTATCTTTTAGAATGGAATTTAAATTGTGGAATTATCGAAAAGTACCTGGGTTgccaattttcgaaaattatttcGTTCTAACAAATCTTAAAG atgttttaaaaaacgttATGAAGTTTAAACAAAGATATGGCGATATCttcaaaataaacataacaatCGGAATGCCAGCTTTGGTAATTTCGGATTTGAAGATTTTAGAATTTCTTTTAGGGACAACgcaaattttagaaaaaagttatacATACAGTTTCTTAGAGAAGTGGTTAGGACACGGTTTATTAACTAGCccac ccGAAAAATGGAGAAAAACCCGCAAAATCCTCACCCCAGCTTTTCATTTCCAAATTTTAGAGCAATACGTGGAATCGTTTCACTCCACCACATCCattttaatcaacaaattaaaatcatcaatttcaaaagaCCCAAAAACTCCAATCGATATTTATCCTTACATAACCCTTTGCACTTTAGACATAATTTGCGAAACAGCCATGGGCACCAAAATCAACGCCCAAGAAAACACTCAATCAGAATACGTAAAGGGCGTAAAAGAATTATGTAGAATTACCGTAGAAAGGACGGTTAATCCAATGACGATGTTTCCAATCACTTACATGTTCACAAAAGATTATCGCATCGAAagacattatttaaaaattttacacaacCATACAAACTCGGTTATTAAAAGGAGAAgagaagaattaattaaaaacgatcACCCAAAACAGAAACGATTAGCGTTTCTAGATTTACTCCTACAAAGTACTTTAGATGGTAAACCAATGACTGATGAAGAAATTAGAGAAGAAGTTGATACATTTATGTTTGca GGCCATGACACAACAGCTTCTGGAATTAGCTTCATTCTTTATTGCATCTCAAAATACCCTGATGTTCAACAAAAAGTGTGTGATGAAATCGAAGAAATTTTaggaaatgataaaaatttaatcccCACAATCAAACAATTAAACGAAATGAAATATCTAGAAATGGTTATTAAAGAATCATTGAGGTTGTTCCCTCCAGTTCCTATTTTTGCAAGAAGTCCTTTAAATGATACTTCACATC CCAGTGGATTATTTCCAACTTGGTCCCAACTTTTAGTATTTGTTTACGGGGTTCATAGGGACCCCAAAAATTATGATGATCCAGAAACTTTTGATCCAGATAGGTTTTTACCtgaaaatcaatcaaaaaggCATCCATATAGTTATTTAACTTTTAGTGCTGGACCAAGAAACTGCATAg gGCAAAAATTTGCTATGTTAGAAATGAAATCTACGGTTTCTTTggttttaagacattttatattaaaacctGTGGAAGGATTCGAACCAAAACTGATTCCATTAACAGTTTTGAAATCACTAAATGGCGTTCAAGTTATCttagaagaaagaaaatga
- the LOC111427998 gene encoding heterogeneous nuclear ribonucleoprotein A3-like, producing MKVFICTVLVAIASAANGQIIQHDPSSRGMLGNDLGALGGYGGFGGVGVADASSNRALLSDALNKALSDNSLRGLSNAFAGYDSSYRALGAGNNLIGASDYYRGLSGYGSNSGYGGYGSYDLYRGLNGYGNNNLGGYGAYDAYRGVNGYGNNIYGVSDAYRGLSGYGNNNFGVYDNMGRNNWGLRDSQKAGLSGRALLYSGYSYGPYRNGYGAIRTGYPYY from the exons ATGAAG GTTTTTATTTGCACTGTTCTTGTCGCCATTGCTTCTGCAGCTAATG ggCAAATTATTCAACATGATCCTTCTTCTCGAGGTATGTTAGGAAACGATTTAGGAGCTTTAGGAGGTTATGGAGGTTTTGGAGGTGTCGGTGTTGCCGATGCTAGTAGTAATAGAGCATTATTATCTGATGCTTTAAACAAAGCATTAAGTGATAATAGCTTACGTGGCTTATCTAATGCATTCGCCGGCTACGACAGCAGTTACAG AGCATTAGGTGCAGGCAATAATTTAATTGGGGCCAGCGATTACTACAGGGGATTAAGTGGATATGGTAGCAACAGTGGATATGGTGGTTATGGAAGTTATGACCTTTACAGAGGATTAAATGGTTATGGTAACAATAATTTAGGAGGTTATGGAGCTTATGATGCTTACAGGGGAGTAAACGGATATGGCAATAACATTTATGGTGTATCCGATGCTTATAGAGGATTGAGTGGATATGGCAACAATAATTTTGGAGTTTATGACAACATGGGGAGAAATAATTGGGGTTTAAGGGACAGCCAGAAAg CAGGTCTTTCCGGGAGAGCTTTATTATATTCAGGGTATTCATATGGACCATATAGAAATGGATATGGAGCAATCAGAACTGGTTACCCATATTATTAG
- the LOC111427770 gene encoding uncharacterized protein: MLELSDLFWLIIWLPALIFIYSVAIMIRVEVSLRKFQYVPGQPIIENYHLLSNLKDLLKSLLKIKEEYGKTFKLNIFSGLSCIMTTDLKLIEYILGTTQILDKSISYNFLNRWLGTGLLTSPAEKWRKTRKILTPAFHFQILDHYIETFHSASTILVEKFQNLVNKGPVDIYPYVTLCTLDIICESAMGTKVHAQENSESEYVNAVRELCRIFMERNTKPIKTFLPTYIFTKDFQKELKALKILHGFTRSVIKSRKEELKQKGNYEGGKKRLAFLDLVLQAKIDGRDMSDEEIRQEVDTFMFEGHDTTASAISFILYCVSKHPDVQDKIIEELNDIFGKDKDSAAGMKQLNEMKYLERVIKESLRIYPSTPFFGRAPQKDTKYYGGFFAMYTQLVVFAYGVHHDPNIYPDPEKFDPDRFLPENISKRHPYSFLAFSAGPRNCIGQRFAMLEMKSTVSHVLRNFSLKPVHGYEPHCVPLAVMKSINGIRVQFEERIYILRAGYLKKIMVLEKSCVKLLIYEDTHKMFLLTIILGFIFLVPFILIVLICYNVFRIDYKLSGFNTLPGSMYDNYFKLTDLNNILKTLLEFKRKYGDTLRIRIAGFPAIITSDLRMLEYLLGTTQILDKAIMYIYLNKWLGNGLLTSKTDQWKKMRKIITPAFHFQILEHYIETFHSASSVLIENLNKHVKKGGFDVYPYITLCTLDIICESAMGTKVNAQTNSESSYVKAVREMCRIVIDRTLNPMKAFEFIYVFTKDYRKEKNALKILHGYTDTLIKSKKQELLANMGCNKNDLGSNRKRLAFLDLLLLSQIDGKPLTDEEIRQEVDTFMFAGHDTTASGISFILYCLSQHPHVQEKVFEEIQEIFKNDQTKQPGLKELNQMRYLEMVIKETLRLFPPVPFIGRCPSISDKKYYGGELPQYSQLVLFTYGVHRDPNIYEEPEKFDPERFSPDQLTKRHAYSYLAFSAGPRNCIGQKFAMLEMKSTVSHILRKFLIKPVQDFEPKLLPVTVLKSLNGIQIELEERKY, from the exons ATGCTGGAATTGAGTGAtttattttggttaataaTTTGGTTACCTGccttaatatttatttatagcgtGGCTATTATGATAAGGGTCGAAGTAagtttaagaaaatttcaatacgTTCCTGGACAACcgattattgaaaattatcatttattatcTAACTTAAAAG atttactGAAATCGcttcttaaaattaaagagGAGTATGGAAAGACTTttaagttaaatattttttcggGGTTGTCGTGTATTATGACAACGGATTTAAAACttattgaatacattttgGGTACTACGCAGATTTTAGATAAATCGATAagctataattttttgaatagaTGGTTAGGAACTGGTCTTTTAACCAGTCCAG ctgaaaaatggagaaaaactCGCAAAATCCTCACGCCAGCTTTTCATTTCCAAATCCTCGACCATTACATCGAAACGTTTCACTCAGCGTCGACGATATTAGTtgaaaaattccaaaatcTCGTCAATAAAGGACCCGTAGATATTTATCCTTACGTCACCTTATGCACTTTGGATATCATATGCGAAAGCGCGATGGGCACGAAAGTACACGCCCAAGAAAATTCGGAGTCCGAATATGTAAACGCGGTTAGAGAATTGTGTAGAATCTTTATGGAACGGAATACGAAACcgattaaaacgtttttaccGACGTACATTTTTACCAAAGATTTTCAAAAGGAATTGAAAGCTTTAAAGATTTTACACGGGTTTACTCGTTCAGTTATAAAAAGTCGAAAAGaggaattaaaacaaaaaggaaattatGAGGGTGGAAAGAAACGGTTGGCCTTTTTAGATTTGGTTTTGCAAGCGAAAATTGATGGGAGAGATATGAGTGATGAAGAGATTCGGCAGGAAGTTGATACTTTTATGTTTGAGGGGCATGATACTACAGCTTCAGCGAttagttttattctttattgtGTTTCTAAACATCCAGATGTTCaa gataaaattattgaggaattaaatgacatttttggGAAAGATAAAGATTCCGCAGCCGGTATGAAACAATTAAACGAAATGAAGTATTTAGAAAGAGTTATTAAAGAATCATTAAGGATTTATCCATCAACACCATTTTTTGGGAGAGCTCCTCAAAAGGATACTAAATATT atGGGGGTTTCTTTGCAATGTACACCCAATTGGTTGTTTTTGCTTATGGAGTTCATCACGATCCAAACATTTACCCAGACCCAGAAAAATTCGATCCAGATCGATTTTTACCCGAAAATATCTCTAAAAGACATCCTTATAGCTTTTTGGCTTTTAGTGCTGGACCAAGAAATTGCATCGGGCAAAGATTTGCCATGTTAGAGATGAAATCAACAGTTTCTCACGTTTTAAGGAATTTCTCGTTAAAACCCGTCCATGGATATGAACCCCATTGCGTTCCATTGGCTGTTATGAAATCGATAAATGGAATTCGAGTTCAATTTGAAgaaagaattt atATATTAAGAGccggttatttaaaaaaaatcatggtACTCGAGAAATCTTg TGTTAAACTCTTAATTTATGAGGATAcacataaaatgtttcttttaacGATAATTTtgggatttatttttttggtaccgtttattttaatcgtattaatttgttataatgtGTTTAGaatcgattataaattatcAGGATTTAATACCTTACCAGGATCAATGtatgataattattttaaattaaccgaTTTAAACA atattttaaagactttattagaatttaaaaggaaatatGGTGACACGTTACGAATTCGAATCGCAGGATTTCCTGCGATTATCACTAGTGACTTAAGGATGTTGGAATATCTTTTAGGAACCACACAAATTTTAGACAAAGCGattatgtatatttatttaaataagtgGTTGGGAAATGGTCTTTTAACAAgcaaaa ctgatcaatggaagaaaatgagaaaaatCATCACCCCagcttttcattttcaaattttagaaCATTACATTGAAACGTTTCACTCAGCAAGCTcagttttaattgaaaacttaaataaacaCGTTAAAAAAGGTGGATTCGATGTTTATCCTTATATAACTCTTTGCACTCTTGATATAATTTgcg aaAGCGCGATGGGTACAAAAGTTAACGCCCAAACTAATTCTGAATCATCTTATGTAAAAGCTGTGAGGGAAATGTGCCGAATAGTGATCGATCGAACGTTAAATCCGATGAAAGcgtttgaatttatttatgttttcacCAAAGATTatcgaaaagaaaagaacGCTTTAAAGATTCTTCATGGGTACACCGATACGTtaattaaaagcaaaaaacAAGAATTATTAGCTAATATGGGTTGTAATAAAAACGATTTGGGATCGAATCGAAAAAGATTGGCGTTTTTGGATTTACTTTTACTATCTCAAATTGATGGGAAACCTTTAACGGATGAAGAAATTCGTCAAGAAGTTGATACTTTTATGTTTGCt gGTCATGATACCACGGCTTCTGGAATTAGTTTTATCTTGTACTGTTTATCTCAACATCCTCATGTTCAA gaaaaagtttttgaagaaatccaagaaatttttaaaaacgatcaAACTAAACAACCtggtttaaaagaattaaatcaaATGAGATATTTAGAAATGGTTATTAAAGAAACATTAAGATTGTTTCCCCCAGTTCCTTTTATTGGGAGATGCCCATCAATAagcgataaaaaatatt atggTGGTGAACTTCCACAATACTCCCAATTAGTTCTTTTCACTTACGGAGTCCACCGCGACCCCAACATTTACGAAGAACCCGAAAAATTTGATCCAGAAAGATTTTCACCTGACCAATTAACCAAAAGACACGCTTATAGCTATTTGGCTTTTAGTGCTGGCCCAAGAAATTGCATCGGACAAAAATTCGCCATGTTAGAAATGAAATCGACGGTTTCtcatattttaagaaaatttcttattaaaccGGTTCAAGATTTCGAACCGAAATTACTCCCGGTGAcggttttaaaatcgttaaacgGAATTCAAATAGAACTCGAAGAAAggaagtattaa
- the LOC111427900 gene encoding acanthoscurrin-2-like has protein sequence MKVVLLLGVLVAVTNAGYISSGWSGSGGGYGGGFGGGYGGGGSGWQSGGVWRGGGGGGGWKGGLGGGYGGGYGGGGGFGGGTVKVIKIVVPSGGGGFGGGYGGGYGGGGGGWKLGGGGGGWNLGGGGGGWKLGGGGGGYGGGGGYGGGGWKSSGGWW, from the exons ATGAAG gTGGTTTTATTACTTGGAGTACTTGTTGCGGTAACCAACg CTGGTTACATTAGTTCCGGTTGGTCTGGAAGCGGTGGTGGATATGGAGGTGGATTTGGGGGTGGTTATGGAGGAGGAGGAAGTGGTTGGCAAAGTGGTGGAGTTTGGAGAGGAGGTGGAGGCGGAGGTGGATGGAAAGGAGGATTAGGAGGTGGATACGGGGGTGGATATGGAGGAGGTGGTGGATTCGGTGGTGGAACCGTTAAAGTGATTAAAATTGTCGTTCCAAGTGGTGGAGGAGGATTCGGGGGTGGATACGGAGGTGGATATGGTGGAGGTGGAGGTGGATGGAAACTTGGAGGAGGTGGAGGAGGTTGGAACCTCGGTGGAGGCGGTGGAGGATGGAAACTtggaggaggaggaggtggATATGGAGGTGGAGGTGGATACGGAGGAG GTGGTTGGAAATCAAGCGGAGGTTGGTGGTAA